The following are from one region of the Oncorhynchus nerka isolate Pitt River linkage group LG8, Oner_Uvic_2.0, whole genome shotgun sequence genome:
- the LOC115133136 gene encoding DENN domain-containing protein 11-like has translation MVEKSDRAPLLDWEEVPPAEKPVPTPVQEKDVKGPSPANSRASGCTAPGIGWSTSPGGPEFLTSAVSSIDTSLSSRSTIPTPAEWDAQCPDKDDHTPASGQGEVPHDIMVKWEEKDPIVAVFVVTFDTRSGNMLEWCLPGDMNLEGVEFKAMASGSHRVSSDFIYFRKGGYFGLACFANMAVDSVVERGARMKSVGILSTSYTLLYRYMSFLEHQVRLQLKTPGQYSPLEAFFEDKRSVLPPDGESVVTACPGSAWGAALNHCMHPEMKITHPAGCMSQFIQFFGEQIMVLWKLALLRRRILIFSPPPVGVVCYRVYCCCCLANVSIPGVGVAVPEFRPFFYVNVADIDTLDTELSYVACTTEKIFEEKRDLYDVYVDNQNVRTTRESLKPLLRLSAADREKYRKLTEQRQMLLYSQEENGDCVSSEEDHFILFFLEQNNRIFQTLSEVAGRPEPILTQESVRAMGLDPHGDRLFLLHLLETYGYDSLLVTDHPCCS, from the exons ATGGTGGAGAAGTCCGACCGGGCACCGCTACTGGACTGGGAGGAGGTTCCTCCGGCGGAGAAGCCTGTTCCCACACCAGTACAGGAGAAGGACGTCAAGGGGCCGAGCCCCGCCAATAGTCGGGCGTCGGGATGCACTGCGCCGGGGATAGGGTGGAGCACCAGTCCGGGGGGTCCTGAGTTTTTAACATCAGCAGTCTCTAGCATAGACACATCCCTCTCATCCAGGAGCACGATCCCCACCCCTGCGGAATGGGATGCTCAGTGTCCCGACAAGGATGACCATACCCCGGCCTCGGGACAAGGAGAGGTGCCGCACGACATCATGGTGAAATGGGAAGAAAAGGATCCGATCGTGGCCGTGTTTGTGGTTACATTTGATACAAGATCAG GTAACATGTTAGAGTGGTGTCTGCCAGGGGACATGAACCTGGAGGGAGTAGAGTTCAAGGCTATGGCCAGCGGCTCCCACAGAGTCTCCAGCGACTTCAT ATACTTCCGTAAGGGCGGGTACTTTGGCCTGGCGTGCTTTGCCAACATGGCGGTGGATAGTGTGGTGGAGAGGGGGGCAAGAATGAAGTCTGTGGGTATCCTGTCAACATCTTACACCCTGCTGTACCGATACATGAGCTTCCTGGAACACCAAGTCAG GCTCCAGTTGAAAACTCCTGGCCAGTACTCTCCTCTGGAGGCGTTCTTTGAGGATAAGAGATCAGTGCTGCCCCCCGATGGGGAGAGTGTGGTTACTGCATGTCCTGGCAGTGCCTGGGGAGCAGCTCTCAACCACTGTATGCACCCTGAGATGAAG atcACCCACCCAGCTGGCTGCATGTCTCAGTTCATCCAGTTCTTTGGGGAGCAGATCATGGTCCTGTGGAAGTTAGCTCTGCTGAGGAGACGTatcctcatcttctctcctccacctgtGGGCGTGGTCTGTTACAGAG TGTACTGCTGCTGTTGCCTGGCCAACGTGTCCATCCCGGGGGTGGGCGTGGCCGTGCCAGAGTTCCGCCCCTTCTTCTATGTCAACGTGGCAGACATTGATACCCTGGATACGGAACTGTCCTACGTAGCGT gcaCCACAGAGAAGATCTTTGAGGAGAAGCGGGACCTGTACGACGTCTATGTGGATAACCAGAATGTGAGGACGACCAGAGAGAGTCTGAAGCCTTTACTGCGGCTCAGCGcagcagacagagagaagtaCCGCAAACTCACTGAACAGAG GCAGATGCTGTTATATTCTCAGGAGGAGAATGGAGACTGTGTGTCCAGTGAAGAGGACCACTTCATTCT GTTTTTCCTGGAGCAGAATAACCGTATCTTCCAGACGCTCAGTGAGGTGGCAGGGAGACCTGAGCCCATCCTAACCCAGGAGAGTGTGAGGGCCATGGGGCTAGACCCTCACGGAGACAGGCTCTTCCTGCTCCACCTGCTGGAGACATACGGCTATGACAGCCTCCTGGTCACCGATCACCCTTGCTGCAGCTGA